One window from the genome of Nicotiana sylvestris chromosome 9, ASM39365v2, whole genome shotgun sequence encodes:
- the LOC104246853 gene encoding uncharacterized protein, with translation MDNAAILQLGSLKCVAKVLRIVELCFVLLLLLWISTRLPFAVKISGEYFRQLVGVILSPCFIFILCNFIVLTLLLKSGGLFSGDYSSTFRNVDETELYDSFLENSEFSSSFSSEKEDLEIVYEDKRMIFEESSVKNEDSRGSDEETETVKVKAMESKGPIRRTQSENLDRKSVEEISAKFQRSETEKCLKVKNSGEVSPSAETETAYGVDGLSNEEFQKAIEKFIAKQVKFHQQEKLAIVLHSQA, from the coding sequence ATGGATAATGCAGCGATTCTACAACTCGGCAGTCTCAAATGCGTTGCGAAAGTTTTACGCATTGTTGAGTTGTGCTTTGTGCTTCTTCTGTTGTTATGGATTTCAACTCGCTTGCCTTTCGCGGTGAAGATCTCCGGCGAGTATTTCCGTCAACTCGTCGGTGTAATACTTAGTCCTTGCTTCATCTTCATCCTATGCAATTTCATCGTCCTCACTCTCCTCTTGAAGTCCGGCGGCCTCTTCTCCGGCGACTACTCTTCCACATTCCGCAATGTCGATGAAACTGAACTCTACGACTCGTTTCTCGAAAATTCGGAGTTTTCGTCTTCCTTTTCATCCGAAAAGGAAGATCTAGAGATTGTGTACGAAGACAAACGGATGATATTTGAGGAGAGCTCAGTGAAAAATGAGGATTCACGTGGTTCCGACGAAGAAACGGAAACGGTTAAAGTTAAGGCAATGGAATCGAAAGGTCCGATAAGGAGAACGCAGTCGGAGAATCTAGATAGGAAAAGCGTAGAGGAAATTTCCGCGAAGTTTCAGAGATCGGAGACAGAGAAGTGCCTGAAAGttaaaaattccggcgaggtatCGCCGTCGGCGGAAACGGAGACAGCGTATGGAGTTGACGGATTAAGTAATGAGGAGTTTCAGAAGGCTATAGAAAAGTTCATTGCTAAACAAGTCAAGTTTCATCAACAAGAGAAGTTGGCTATTGTCCTTCATAGCCAAGCTTAG